The Shewanella japonica genome has a window encoding:
- a CDS encoding phospholipase A, protein MLYDVSQLAFANESLVDERVKSETETSEKRFVITPHKVNYILPYTYNDTPNTAPYVDFKTGNDDADEHVDNAEAKFQISFKFPLWYNVFGDNGHLFFAYTNQSYWQVYNKDISSPFRETNHEPEIFMLFNNDWEVAGLRNSFWGLGAVHQSNGKSGSLSRSWNRIYGEMVFDRGPFALGFKAWYRIPEDEKETPTSADGDDNPDIGDYMGNFEVTAIYGLGEHRFTLMGRNNLDSPNKGAIEATWSYPILGNLRLYTQYFNGYGESMIDYNHHNQRIGIGVSINDIL, encoded by the coding sequence ATGCTCTATGACGTTTCTCAACTCGCATTCGCAAATGAGTCATTAGTTGATGAACGAGTAAAGAGTGAGACAGAGACATCTGAAAAACGCTTCGTGATCACACCTCATAAGGTGAATTACATCCTGCCTTACACTTACAATGACACCCCGAATACTGCTCCATACGTCGACTTTAAGACGGGTAACGACGACGCTGATGAGCACGTTGATAATGCTGAAGCTAAGTTTCAAATAAGCTTCAAATTTCCTCTTTGGTACAATGTTTTTGGTGATAATGGCCATTTATTTTTTGCTTATACCAACCAATCTTATTGGCAGGTATATAACAAAGACATCTCATCTCCTTTCAGAGAAACTAATCACGAACCTGAAATTTTTATGTTATTCAACAATGACTGGGAAGTTGCAGGCCTAAGAAACTCATTTTGGGGCCTTGGCGCTGTCCATCAATCAAATGGGAAGTCAGGAAGTTTATCTCGTAGCTGGAATCGTATTTATGGCGAAATGGTTTTTGATCGTGGCCCTTTTGCACTCGGATTTAAAGCGTGGTATCGCATTCCTGAAGATGAGAAAGAAACTCCAACATCAGCAGATGGTGATGACAACCCAGATATCGGCGATTACATGGGGAATTTTGAAGTGACGGCGATTTATGGTCTAGGTGAACATCGCTTTACCTTAATGGGACGTAACAATTTAGATAGCCCCAATAAAGGCGCAATAGAAGCAACCTGGAGTTACCCTATACTAGGTAACCTTAGATTATATACACAATACTTTAACGGTTATGGCGAGAGCATGATTGATTATAATCACCATAACCAACGTATCGGTATTGGCGTATCAATTAACGACATTTTATAA
- the cobA gene encoding uroporphyrinogen-III C-methyltransferase yields the protein MELVSMPGQQAKGKVWLVGAGPGDVELLTLKAYRVIKQADAVLYDALVSQEILDLIPAAAEKIAVGKRVGKHSAAQDEINQLLVTKAYTRKNVVRLKGGDPFIFGRGGEELQTLVKSDVEFEVVPGITAASGTAAYAGIPLTHRDYAQGVSFITGHCQLESRPMDWQGYANSSNTLVVYMGILNANIISEGLMSHGRHPDTPVAIVSKATTALQQRFIGKLSDLPQLAADAALEMPALMIIGEVVELAETLNWFTPASATTSQIHSEITALGL from the coding sequence ATGGAATTAGTATCAATGCCTGGTCAGCAGGCTAAAGGCAAAGTATGGTTGGTCGGTGCTGGTCCCGGTGATGTTGAACTACTCACGTTAAAAGCTTATCGCGTTATTAAACAAGCTGATGCGGTACTTTATGATGCACTTGTTAGCCAAGAAATTCTGGATCTTATTCCTGCTGCTGCAGAAAAAATAGCTGTAGGTAAGCGTGTTGGTAAACACAGTGCTGCACAAGATGAGATTAATCAATTATTAGTGACTAAAGCGTATACCCGTAAAAATGTGGTTCGTTTAAAGGGTGGCGACCCATTTATTTTTGGTCGCGGTGGAGAAGAGCTCCAAACTTTAGTTAAAAGTGATGTTGAATTTGAAGTCGTCCCCGGTATTACAGCCGCTAGTGGTACAGCAGCTTATGCTGGAATTCCACTCACTCACCGAGATTATGCTCAAGGAGTGTCGTTTATTACTGGGCATTGCCAGTTGGAGAGTCGACCGATGGATTGGCAAGGCTATGCTAATTCATCCAACACCTTAGTGGTGTATATGGGTATTTTGAATGCCAATATTATCAGCGAAGGCTTAATGAGCCATGGCCGACATCCTGATACACCAGTGGCTATTGTGTCTAAAGCAACCACGGCTTTACAACAAAGATTTATCGGTAAGTTAAGTGACTTACCCCAATTAGCGGCAGATGCAGCACTTGAAATGCCTGCGCTGATGATTATCGGTGAAGTAGTTGAGCTTGCGGAAACGTTAAACTGGTTTACACCAGCATCCGCAACGACTTCCCAAATACATTCAGAAATTACAGCCCTTGGATTGTAA
- the cysD gene encoding sulfate adenylyltransferase subunit CysD, whose translation MASRSLSHLEQLEAESIQIIREVAAEFDNPVMLYSIGKDSSVMLHLARKAFYPGKIPFPLLHVDTGWKFKEMIKFRDEQAKKFGFELLTHQNPEGVAQGINPFDHGSSKHTDIMKTQGLKQALNQYGFDAAFGGARRDEEKSRAKERVYSFRDKHHRWDPKNQRPELWRTYNGAVNKGESIRVFPLSNWTELDIWQYIYQENIELVPLYFAAERPVVQKGSQLILKDDDRMPLEPNEEVTYQKVRFRTLGCYPLTAAMNSEADTLEKIIEEMLLTRSSEREGRLIDSDQSASMELKKRQGYF comes from the coding sequence ATGGCAAGTCGTTCATTAAGCCATTTAGAACAACTGGAAGCTGAGAGTATCCAGATCATTCGTGAAGTCGCAGCTGAGTTTGATAACCCAGTGATGCTGTATTCAATTGGTAAAGACTCTTCGGTAATGCTACATCTGGCCCGTAAAGCTTTCTACCCTGGCAAGATCCCATTTCCTTTATTGCATGTTGATACAGGCTGGAAGTTTAAAGAGATGATTAAGTTCCGTGATGAACAAGCCAAAAAATTTGGTTTTGAATTACTGACACATCAAAACCCAGAGGGCGTTGCTCAAGGCATTAACCCTTTTGACCATGGTAGTTCTAAGCACACTGATATCATGAAAACTCAAGGCTTAAAGCAAGCTCTTAACCAATATGGGTTTGATGCTGCTTTTGGTGGAGCACGTCGTGATGAAGAAAAGTCTCGTGCTAAAGAGCGTGTTTATTCGTTTAGGGATAAACATCACCGTTGGGATCCTAAAAATCAACGACCTGAGTTATGGCGTACATACAATGGCGCAGTCAATAAAGGCGAAAGCATTCGCGTATTTCCATTATCAAATTGGACAGAGTTAGATATTTGGCAATATATCTATCAAGAAAACATTGAGCTTGTTCCGTTATATTTTGCGGCTGAACGTCCTGTAGTACAAAAAGGAAGCCAGTTGATCCTTAAAGACGATGACAGAATGCCATTAGAGCCAAATGAAGAAGTGACTTATCAGAAGGTGCGTTTTAGAACCTTAGGCTGTTACCCATTAACTGCGGCAATGAATTCTGAAGCAGACACCTTAGAAAAGATTATTGAAGAAATGCTGCTAACCCGCTCAAGTGAGCGAGAAGGGCGTCTTATTGACTCTGATCAAAGTGCCTCTATGGAACTTAAAAAACGTCAAGGGTATTTCTAA